Genomic DNA from Fimbriimonas ginsengisoli Gsoil 348:
CGCGTATCCATTCGGGCTTACGACGATCATCGGTACAGCCTTCTTTTCGGCCAACAGGTTGTCCATGATCTCCTTGACGTTGCCTGCGTAAGGCCACGAGCGTTCATCGCAATTTGCTCCGTGCAAGAGGAATAGGATCGGATAGCGTTGAGATGTATTCTCGGCATAGGCGGGAGGCAGATAGACGTAGTAGCGTCTCTCCTTCCCCGTTGTTTTCGACAGGTAGGTTATCGGCTGCAAAGTTCCGTGCGGCACCTCTTTAACGGCATAGAACTCTTCGGAGCCTGCGTTTTGAGACGACGTCGCGGCGAAAAGGGCGAGGCAAAGGAAAAGAGTGTGCAATGTGGTCGGTCCTTGGACGCAAAAACGGTATTTGAATGCGACGATTTTTCGGTACCATACCGCCCCGGCCCCGGTTGTCGCTTCTTCTCGCACTGACATCGTTCGGTGACTCTGCACCCAAGCGCTGTAATAGGACACTCCTCAGTCCCGTGCCCTCCTGGCAAGTCCACAAAAACCTTGGGGCATAACATTTCACCCAGGCAAGACCTCCTGGAAAGTTCGAAGAGCATCCTCCACGGTGCACCAGAAATGGGATGAGCGGTTGCATGTGCCGCTCATCCCATTTCTGGTCTTGGTAAGGCATAAAAGAGGGCCTGGCCTGAGCGGTGGATCATTCCGCTTAGTCCAACGAGTCGTGGAATCACTTCCGGCGTATCACCACATCCTCCGAGCGGGCAGGCGGTAGAGCTCGACCGGGGCGCGCTCAGCGCGTGGAGTCGGCGCGTGCGAAATTGGCGCGTTTGGGGCAAAGAGACAAGGGTTAATAAGTCCTCGGCGCGCAATGCGCTCCTTGCATTATAGTGATGCTGAAATGTCTCGGCTTGTACTTGCGTCGGCAATAGTGATTACGGCTCTCTGCGGGTTGGTGTTCGGGATCGGGATGCTAGTTCTGCTGAAACTGCAGATCCCGGCGCAGTTCCTAGTGCCGTCGGCCGGAGGGTTCGCGATCCTCATGGTTCTCCTGCAGTACGCCCTCGGTCCCGTGGTGATCGACGCGGTAGTCAAAATCCGGTGGACCAGCCCCATGGAGCTTGGACCCGACTTCGATCTTTGGCTGCGGCAGACCTGTGCCACCTTCAAGATCCCCACGCCGAAGTTCGGCATCATCGAGGAGGGGTCGCCGAACGCTTTCACCTACGGGAATGGCCCTTGGAACGCGCGGGTAGTCGTCACCCGCGGCGTTATCGACGCCCTAGAACCGGAGGAGCTGAAGGCGGTGGTTGCTCACGAGCTCGGGCACGTCCGCAATCGCGATTTCATCGTGATGACCATCGTCCAGGCGCTCGTTTTGGCCCTGTATTCGCTTTACATAGCCTCTCGCTATGCGGGCCGACGCAACGGCGGGTACGTCGCGGTTCTCAGCTTTATCGCTTACCAGCTCAGCTACTACATCTCGTTGCTCCTCTCTCGAGTTCGCGAGTACATGGCCGACTACGCGTCCGCGCAGATCATGAGCAACGGGAACGACCTCAGCTCCGCGCTGGTCAAGATCGCGTACGGCATGGGCCGGCTCCAGACCGCTTCACCGGCCCAGCAGCCCGTGTCTTACTCTCCGCAGCCCTATCCTTCCCCCGCCTATCAAGCGGTCGCCACCGCGCGTCCGGGCCAAATCATCCTTCCGCCCGTCGGCGTAAACCAAGCCCCACCCGTCCAGCCAGCGCCGCCACCGGCCATGGGGAACGATCGCGTGACGCCGGATCTAATGGCGAAGCTGGCCTCCATCCAGCATCAGGGCGACGTTCGGTCGGGCGCGGCCGCATCTCAGGACTTCGCCGCGCAACTCCTCGGCGGGCAGGCGCAAGCCCGGGCAGGTAAGCAACCTAAGAACCCGGCGCCGAGTTTCGATGCCCGGGCGCTCGGCGCGTTCGGCATCGCAGGCGCCGCCTCGATGCGCTCTGCCGTCACATGGGGCGGCCAGCAAGGAACCGTCGATCCTGACCATTTCACGATGGGCGCTCGATGGGAGCTGTACAACCCTTGGGCCCGCATCGCCGAGCTCGTGAGCACGCATCCGCTGACGGTCCGGCGCATCCAAGCGCTCCAAAAGCTGAATGCCAGATTTAACGTCAAGTCGGCCTTCGATTTCAGCAAGATCCAGCCGGGCCGGTACGCCGGATTCTTGGGTGACCTGCTGGTGGTCGCCACCCCGTGGCTCTTCGCGGTGGCGGCGGTGGCTGGCGCCATCGCCTATCGCGGACCCGCCCGCACGGAAAACATCGTCGCCATCGGGCTCGCCGCCCTTTCCGGTTTTTCGCTCGGCGCCCTTGTCAAGCTATTCGCGAAATACCGCGGCAACTTCGTGCGGGGCAACGTCAAGAGATGTCTTTCCGAATTGAATGTTTCCCACGTCCGGCCGGTCGCCGTAGCTATTCAAGGAACCTTCACGGGCCGCCTCTCGGCTGGAATGGCCTGGGCGGACGACTACGTGCTGCAAGACCCAACCGGGTTCGTTGCATGCATTCTGCACCAACCTTTCAAATGGCTCGACTGGGCTTGGGGCTGGATGTACAGCCAGCGGTTCATCGGCCAAGAGGTCATCGTCCACGGCTGGTACCGAAGATTCGGCTCCCCGTACATCGAGATCTCCCGCTTCGAGGTGGTCTCGACCCGCGAGACGATCCAGTCGTACTACTACCCCGCCGCGATCATTGGCAACCTGCTGTTGGCGACCGCCACTGGCCTCGGGGCATGCTTCTTGCTGCGCCATTGAGATCAGATCTCGCCTAACGCGAAGCGTTGTAGCCGCAGGTTGGCTCGTACCTGCGCGAGACAGAGCTTGCGGATCGGTGGGTCTGTTCGCGGGTTTGAGCCAACCTGCGGCAATTTCACCTTCGCGCTCTACCCTTGGAAGTCAATCGGGTCGAAATATTTGAGCCCCGAAACTCCCAGTTGAGCCAGCGCCATCATGCAAGCGATCCGCCGGTAGTTGTGAAAGACGAGGACGTGCCCGATCCATCCGCCGTAGCTGAAGACCATGGGCGGATCGCAATCGGCATCGACGAAGGTCATATCCCACATCTTTTCTCTCTCATAGGTAGCGATCGTCTCCCGGAGCTCTTGATACGACTTGTCCAGCGAAGCTCGAAACAGTTGGACAGTCTGCTCGTTAACTGGTGCGTCCGAAGCACCCGTCGTATGGCGAAGGAGAGACCGGAGGGTCTGATGCTGAGACATCCAGGCTAGAGGGTCGTAGTAACCGGAGACGGGCCGGTCCAGTTGTACTTCGGTTAGGCCTTCACACCGGTCGAGGATCTGTTTCATCCCTTCGTAATGGGCGCCAATCATGCGGTCGAGGACATTCATTGAGAGTTCTCCTTGTTGAGAATCGTCCGAGAAGAGGGCAGGCGCAAAGTGGATCGAAGATGGAGCGGCCAACCGGTACTCGGTTGGGCCAAGGCGCCGATAGTCGACCAGGCGAGATGCGAAACGCCCGTCGGAACGCCCGGGTAAACGCTTCGATCGCCACAAACCCCGCCCGAAAAGCGATAGTGGCGATCTCCATTTCGGTCCTGGTCAGCTCGTA
This window encodes:
- a CDS encoding zinc metalloprotease HtpX; this encodes MSRLVLASAIVITALCGLVFGIGMLVLLKLQIPAQFLVPSAGGFAILMVLLQYALGPVVIDAVVKIRWTSPMELGPDFDLWLRQTCATFKIPTPKFGIIEEGSPNAFTYGNGPWNARVVVTRGVIDALEPEELKAVVAHELGHVRNRDFIVMTIVQALVLALYSLYIASRYAGRRNGGYVAVLSFIAYQLSYYISLLLSRVREYMADYASAQIMSNGNDLSSALVKIAYGMGRLQTASPAQQPVSYSPQPYPSPAYQAVATARPGQIILPPVGVNQAPPVQPAPPPAMGNDRVTPDLMAKLASIQHQGDVRSGAAASQDFAAQLLGGQAQARAGKQPKNPAPSFDARALGAFGIAGAASMRSAVTWGGQQGTVDPDHFTMGARWELYNPWARIAELVSTHPLTVRRIQALQKLNARFNVKSAFDFSKIQPGRYAGFLGDLLVVATPWLFAVAAVAGAIAYRGPARTENIVAIGLAALSGFSLGALVKLFAKYRGNFVRGNVKRCLSELNVSHVRPVAVAIQGTFTGRLSAGMAWADDYVLQDPTGFVACILHQPFKWLDWAWGWMYSQRFIGQEVIVHGWYRRFGSPYIEISRFEVVSTRETIQSYYYPAAIIGNLLLATATGLGACFLLRH
- a CDS encoding helix-turn-helix transcriptional regulator — translated: MSKEWARDAVESDEQVCARELADQANYSVAQYYRRFRKEVGETPIDLRRRLKLERAAYELTRTEMEIATIAFRAGFVAIEAFTRAFRRAFRISPGRLSAPWPNRVPVGRSIFDPLCACPLLGRFSTRRTLNECPRPHDWRPLRRDETDPRPV